The DNA window AAAGGAAACCCTTAAAATCCTACCCACGAAATCATCTGATGCGCTCACCTGGGCCAATAGCTCAGTCAGGTTGAGCGCTCGGCTGATAACCGGGAGGTCCACGGTTCAAATCCGTGTTGGCCCACCTCGAAAGCGGTCGGCGTTATGCCACCGCGGTTGGGGCCGTACAACTCCCCAGCCACCTAATTTCCGTATCCTACTCCCCTAGAGACACCGCTAGCGTGTCTTGTCCGGGCTGAAATCAATCCGGTAGTCGCCGCCGTCCCTCGATCGGCGTTAGCCGAGGTGGTCTCGGCGTGACGTTGCTCCGATCTCACGGTAGCCGGAGCAACTGCCTCCATCGTGAGGCGCACGTCCCGAGCGACTTCCGGCGAGTCCACGGTAACGACGAGGATCGGACGCACCGGTGTCCCGAGTGTGACTCGTGGTCTCGGATCTTCGACGGGAGCGCAGCCGGCAAGGACGTGCCGACGCCTGATCCCGAGACGAGCCCCGCCCGCAACGCCGGCGAGCCGTGGGACGGAGGGCTCTCGGGATGACGCCGTTCGTCCGCGCGAGCCGGCTGTACGACTCGGCTCACGGTCCGCACCAGCACGTCCGTGACGCCGTGCGGCTCCGGTGGAAACGCGACGCCGAACGGGGGCGGTCCGCGTGATCGACCGGAGCCAGCAAACCGAGCGCGGGCGTGTGCCTCTGACAGAAGGGTTCGGATGCTCCGGTAGTATGGAGGACGAAGCGGAGAGACAAATCACCGTCCCGGTTGGGCACCGAAATCACACAGGAGAGGCGGCCGCGATCTTCATCACCCACGGAATTCTCGATACGACCCCGTGGGGTCCGACGCGGATGTATCGCCGAACCGCGATCTATGTACTTCGGTGGTCCTCGAGGACGGCCGAAATACATAGAAATCGATCGTGTTGCGGGTGGCCGTCGTCGTGATCGCGATCGATCCGTCCCGACCACTTCAACGCGGACCGGTTCAGTCAGCCGAGAACGACGGGATCGCGACCGTACATACGGTGAGATCTAAATGAGCCGTCGAACCAGCCTGAAACTCTCCGACGAACGAGAGCGTCGGATCGAAAAG is part of the Halorubrum aethiopicum genome and encodes:
- a CDS encoding DUF7563 family protein — its product is MTLLRSHGSRSNCLHREAHVPSDFRRVHGNDEDRTHRCPECDSWSRIFDGSAAGKDVPTPDPETSPARNAGEPWDGGLSG